One Dreissena polymorpha isolate Duluth1 chromosome 9, UMN_Dpol_1.0, whole genome shotgun sequence genomic window carries:
- the LOC127845667 gene encoding uncharacterized protein LOC127845667 isoform X2, producing MEGEVDEAEQLRKQIHYLTDLIANANHKSQKGPQYHVDNHRHVKSNSARTFHSFSKMVPSIQHKPASTVKNPKHTEIRFSKQFSWKRSSSDPDLVSSAKKNAVCTKNQNLCKNSFTKCYNESLKNHKSDSSTLSLPSKDMDNFAAEAKFCLRDQRVSAMQSKHKIVSSHTNETDFVRAKMQKTEQEIAELKKIISERSKKASCAQKNSLGAASVESSAATLSIDSTRNKTCVERRLENSGEQSQNNLSCSKTNNGKQFPNKTIVSDSVCISPSKSVNTACQNHVPEKVSCKTSSLNQQSMSQPVKLDIQDKPTRQKALGNTQNTSRMLMKQEDSIKIEPSNVDIKHSMSNSNSCNLLPKSDNSCPSDKLILNNAESGKSKANSPDTVLVKMSKYKLQRAGTKALANEEQIKNNAGANRLHTFDQSVTNVGYTCSTSSTQEMVYKRSSDQPQFIKKSKYAIVRKENPQAKTSLDAATDGHNLATQFVKLSKYSLKRVESLEQKSSTPGWLKCPPSSAQRVARGLQTKYRIMKMPAYTPGRWKYNRQHSKYREQYPHPTFCQPFMKHKAKRNWDMGYRPYTRFGFKYNTGNFHTFHSYWLQKSWLVQTQYPKKVVHKQKRLNLLKKNIPFDPSLRLDRRRPLRSRSKGSMLSGTPHRSTVARLHKAGIQSKYQVDNRSSSSKSKALSPRTRRLINKTVARVGSKYRKVNKQPRKYCMYFNRFGKCNRNEKCPYIHDPEKVAVCTRFLRGTCKIKGCRFSHKISKEKMPVCSYFLKGICSRDECPYSHVNVSRDAEICEEFVNGYCKEGEKCKKKHVLECPSFHSTGQCTKGPACKLQHRQASKRQQPPDSLMKVIKVEPGTSHEGETFTSIVSAPGISESNVLQPFNHETKLPAYISLKLMRPDPPGPVVVIDDDDSSNTGLRIRPLL from the exons ATGGAAGGCGAAGTAGACGAAGCCGAGCAGTTACGAAAGCAAATTCATTATTTAACAG ATTTGATAGCCAATGCCAATCACAAAAGTCAGAAAGGTCCTCAATATCATGTGGACAATCACAGACATGTAAAATCCAATTCAG CCCGCACATTTCACAGTTTTTCTAAAATGGTGCCAAGTATTCAGCATAAACCAGCATCAACAGTGAAAAACCCCAAACATACGGAGATCAGATTCAGCAAACAGTTTTCTTGGAAAAGATCAAGTTCAGATCCAGATTTAGTCTCATCTGCAAAGAAAAATGCAGTTTGCACAAAAAATCAGAATTTGTGTAAGAATTCATTTACAAAATGTTATAATGAATCTTTAAAGAATCATAAATCGGATTCCTCTACTCTTAGTCTACCTTCAAAAGATATGGATAATTTTGCCGCTGAAGCTAAATTTTGTTTGAGAGATCAAAGAGTTTCAGCGATGCAGTCTAAACATAAAATTGTGTCTTCCCATACAAATGAGACTGATTTCGTTCGAGCTAAAATGCAAAAGACTGAGCAAGAAATAGCTGAACTCAAAAAGATTATTTCAGAAAGAAGTAAGAAAGCTTCATGTGCACAAAAGAACTCTCTAGGTGCTGCATCAGTGGAGTCATCTGCTGCGACTCTCTCCATTGATTCAACTAGAAATAAAACGTGTGTAGAAAGGAGGCTTGAGAATTCTGGTGAACAAAGCCAAAATAATTTGAGTTGCTCTAAAACAAATAATGGAAAACAGTttccaaacaaaacaatagtttCTGATTCCGTTTGCATATCACCATCAAAGTCTGTCAATACAGCCTGTCAGAACCATGTTCCTGAAAAGGTATCTTGTAAAACTTCCAGCTTAAATCAGCAGTCAATGTCACAACCGGTAAAGCTAGACATCCAAGACAAACCAACAAGACAAAAAGCTCTTGGTAATACTCAAAATACATCAAGGATGTTAATGAAACAGGAAGATTCTATTAAAATTGAGCCTTCAAATGTTGACATCAAGCATTCCATGTCGAATTCAAATTCGTGCAATCTCCTTCCCAAATCAGATAATTCATGTCCCAGCGATAAACTTATATTAAATAATGCAGAAAGCGGAAAATCAAAGGCAAATTCCCCTGATACAGTTTTAGTTAAAATGTCAAAGTATAAACTTCAACGTGCAGGCACAAAAGCGCTTGCAAATGAAGAGCAAATAAAGAACAATGCTGGAGCAAACAGGTTACATACATTTGATCAATCAGTGACTAATGTTGGATATACATGTAGTACTAGCAGCACACAAGAAATGGTATATAAACGTAGTTCTGATCAACCACAATTTATTAAGAAATCTAAATACGCTATTGTAAGGAAAGAAAATCCACAAGCGAAGACTTCTCTGGACGCAGCAACTGATGGTCACAATTTGGCAACACAATTTGTAAAATTATCAAAGTACAGTCTGAAAAGAGTAGAATCATTAGAGCAAAAAAGCTCTACTCCAGGTTGGTTGAAGTGTCCACCAAGCTCTGCTCAGAGAGTTGCTAGAGGTCTTCAAACCAAATACAGAATCATGAAAATGCCCGCCTACACACCAGGCAGATGGAAATATAACAGACAGCACTCCAAGTACAGGGAACAATATCCACACCCCACATTTTGCCAGCCATTTATGAAACACAAAGCAAAGCGCAACTGGGACATGGGTTACAGGCCTTACACAAGATTTGGTTTTAAGTACAATACTG GCAACTTCCACACATTCCATAGCTATTGGCTACAAAAAAGTTGGCTAGTCCAGACTCAATATCCTAAAAAGGTGGTCCACAAGCAAAAAAGGCTAAACTTGCTAAAGAAGAATATCCCTTTTGACCCAAG CCTTCGCTTGGACAGAAGGCGTCCATTGAGATCAAGGTCAAAGGGTTCCATGTTGAGTGGTACGCCACACAGGTCTACAGTTGCAAGGCTGCATAAAGCAGGCATCCAATCAAAATATCAGG TGGATAATCGTTCATCAAGTTCCAAAAGTAAAGCCCTGTCGCCAAGGACAAG GCGTCTGATAAACAAGACAGTAGCAAGAGTGGGCTCAAAGTACCGCAAAGTCAATAAACAGCCTCGAAAGTACTGCATGTACTTCAACAG GTTTGGCAAGTGTAACAGGAATGAGAAATGTCCGTATATTCATGATCCTGAGAAGGTAGCTGTATGCACCAG GTTTTTACGAGGCACTTGCAAGATTAAGGGATGCCGCTTTTCACACAAGATCTCAAAGGAGAAGATGCCGGTGTGCTCATACTTCCTTAAAGGCATTTGCAGCAGGGACGAATGTCCGTACAGCCACGTGAACGTGAGCAGAGATGCAGAGATATGTGAGGAGTTTGTCAATGGATACTGCAAGGAAGGGGAAAAG TGCAAGAAAAAGCATGTGTTGGAGTGTCCCTCCTTCCACAGTACAGGGCAGTGTACCAAGGGGCCGGCATGTAAGCTGCAGCACAGACAGGCCTCGAAAAGACAGCAGCCACCGGACAG CTTGATGAAGGTCATCAAGGTTGAACCAGGAACGTCCCATGAAGGCGAGACTTTCACCAGCATTGTTAGTGCTCCAGGAATCAGTGAATCGAATGTACTGCAACCTTTCAACCATGAAACCAAATTACCTGCCTATATCTCCCTCAAACTTATGCGTCCAGATCCACCTGGACCAGTGGTTGTCATTGACGATGATGATAGCTCTAACACAG ggCTCAGAATAAGGCCTCTGTTGTGA
- the LOC127845667 gene encoding uncharacterized protein LOC127845667 isoform X3, translating to MVPSIQHKPASTVKNPKHTEIRFSKQFSWKRSSSDPDLVSSAKKNAVCTKNQNLCKNSFTKCYNESLKNHKSDSSTLSLPSKDMDNFAAEAKFCLRDQRVSAMQSKHKIVSSHTNETDFVRAKMQKTEQEIAELKKIISERSKKASCAQKNSLGAASVESSAATLSIDSTRNKTCVERRLENSGEQSQNNLSCSKTNNGKQFPNKTIVSDSVCISPSKSVNTACQNHVPEKVSCKTSSLNQQSMSQPVKLDIQDKPTRQKALGNTQNTSRMLMKQEDSIKIEPSNVDIKHSMSNSNSCNLLPKSDNSCPSDKLILNNAESGKSKANSPDTVLVKMSKYKLQRAGTKALANEEQIKNNAGANRLHTFDQSVTNVGYTCSTSSTQEMVYKRSSDQPQFIKKSKYAIVRKENPQAKTSLDAATDGHNLATQFVKLSKYSLKRVESLEQKSSTPGWLKCPPSSAQRVARGLQTKYRIMKMPAYTPGRWKYNRQHSKYREQYPHPTFCQPFMKHKAKRNWDMGYRPYTRFGFKYNTGNFHTFHSYWLQKSWLVQTQYPKKVVHKQKRLNLLKKNIPFDPSLRLDRRRPLRSRSKGSMLSGTPHRSTVARLHKAGIQSKYQVDNRSSSSKSKALSPRTRFAALRLINKTVARVGSKYRKVNKQPRKYCMYFNRFGKCNRNEKCPYIHDPEKVAVCTRFLRGTCKIKGCRFSHKISKEKMPVCSYFLKGICSRDECPYSHVNVSRDAEICEEFVNGYCKEGEKCKKKHVLECPSFHSTGQCTKGPACKLQHRQASKRQQPPDSLMKVIKVEPGTSHEGETFTSIVSAPGISESNVLQPFNHETKLPAYISLKLMRPDPPGPVVVIDDDDSSNTGLRIRPLL from the exons ATGGTGCCAAGTATTCAGCATAAACCAGCATCAACAGTGAAAAACCCCAAACATACGGAGATCAGATTCAGCAAACAGTTTTCTTGGAAAAGATCAAGTTCAGATCCAGATTTAGTCTCATCTGCAAAGAAAAATGCAGTTTGCACAAAAAATCAGAATTTGTGTAAGAATTCATTTACAAAATGTTATAATGAATCTTTAAAGAATCATAAATCGGATTCCTCTACTCTTAGTCTACCTTCAAAAGATATGGATAATTTTGCCGCTGAAGCTAAATTTTGTTTGAGAGATCAAAGAGTTTCAGCGATGCAGTCTAAACATAAAATTGTGTCTTCCCATACAAATGAGACTGATTTCGTTCGAGCTAAAATGCAAAAGACTGAGCAAGAAATAGCTGAACTCAAAAAGATTATTTCAGAAAGAAGTAAGAAAGCTTCATGTGCACAAAAGAACTCTCTAGGTGCTGCATCAGTGGAGTCATCTGCTGCGACTCTCTCCATTGATTCAACTAGAAATAAAACGTGTGTAGAAAGGAGGCTTGAGAATTCTGGTGAACAAAGCCAAAATAATTTGAGTTGCTCTAAAACAAATAATGGAAAACAGTttccaaacaaaacaatagtttCTGATTCCGTTTGCATATCACCATCAAAGTCTGTCAATACAGCCTGTCAGAACCATGTTCCTGAAAAGGTATCTTGTAAAACTTCCAGCTTAAATCAGCAGTCAATGTCACAACCGGTAAAGCTAGACATCCAAGACAAACCAACAAGACAAAAAGCTCTTGGTAATACTCAAAATACATCAAGGATGTTAATGAAACAGGAAGATTCTATTAAAATTGAGCCTTCAAATGTTGACATCAAGCATTCCATGTCGAATTCAAATTCGTGCAATCTCCTTCCCAAATCAGATAATTCATGTCCCAGCGATAAACTTATATTAAATAATGCAGAAAGCGGAAAATCAAAGGCAAATTCCCCTGATACAGTTTTAGTTAAAATGTCAAAGTATAAACTTCAACGTGCAGGCACAAAAGCGCTTGCAAATGAAGAGCAAATAAAGAACAATGCTGGAGCAAACAGGTTACATACATTTGATCAATCAGTGACTAATGTTGGATATACATGTAGTACTAGCAGCACACAAGAAATGGTATATAAACGTAGTTCTGATCAACCACAATTTATTAAGAAATCTAAATACGCTATTGTAAGGAAAGAAAATCCACAAGCGAAGACTTCTCTGGACGCAGCAACTGATGGTCACAATTTGGCAACACAATTTGTAAAATTATCAAAGTACAGTCTGAAAAGAGTAGAATCATTAGAGCAAAAAAGCTCTACTCCAGGTTGGTTGAAGTGTCCACCAAGCTCTGCTCAGAGAGTTGCTAGAGGTCTTCAAACCAAATACAGAATCATGAAAATGCCCGCCTACACACCAGGCAGATGGAAATATAACAGACAGCACTCCAAGTACAGGGAACAATATCCACACCCCACATTTTGCCAGCCATTTATGAAACACAAAGCAAAGCGCAACTGGGACATGGGTTACAGGCCTTACACAAGATTTGGTTTTAAGTACAATACTG GCAACTTCCACACATTCCATAGCTATTGGCTACAAAAAAGTTGGCTAGTCCAGACTCAATATCCTAAAAAGGTGGTCCACAAGCAAAAAAGGCTAAACTTGCTAAAGAAGAATATCCCTTTTGACCCAAG CCTTCGCTTGGACAGAAGGCGTCCATTGAGATCAAGGTCAAAGGGTTCCATGTTGAGTGGTACGCCACACAGGTCTACAGTTGCAAGGCTGCATAAAGCAGGCATCCAATCAAAATATCAGG TGGATAATCGTTCATCAAGTTCCAAAAGTAAAGCCCTGTCGCCAAGGACAAGGTTTGCAGCACT GCGTCTGATAAACAAGACAGTAGCAAGAGTGGGCTCAAAGTACCGCAAAGTCAATAAACAGCCTCGAAAGTACTGCATGTACTTCAACAG GTTTGGCAAGTGTAACAGGAATGAGAAATGTCCGTATATTCATGATCCTGAGAAGGTAGCTGTATGCACCAG GTTTTTACGAGGCACTTGCAAGATTAAGGGATGCCGCTTTTCACACAAGATCTCAAAGGAGAAGATGCCGGTGTGCTCATACTTCCTTAAAGGCATTTGCAGCAGGGACGAATGTCCGTACAGCCACGTGAACGTGAGCAGAGATGCAGAGATATGTGAGGAGTTTGTCAATGGATACTGCAAGGAAGGGGAAAAG TGCAAGAAAAAGCATGTGTTGGAGTGTCCCTCCTTCCACAGTACAGGGCAGTGTACCAAGGGGCCGGCATGTAAGCTGCAGCACAGACAGGCCTCGAAAAGACAGCAGCCACCGGACAG CTTGATGAAGGTCATCAAGGTTGAACCAGGAACGTCCCATGAAGGCGAGACTTTCACCAGCATTGTTAGTGCTCCAGGAATCAGTGAATCGAATGTACTGCAACCTTTCAACCATGAAACCAAATTACCTGCCTATATCTCCCTCAAACTTATGCGTCCAGATCCACCTGGACCAGTGGTTGTCATTGACGATGATGATAGCTCTAACACAG ggCTCAGAATAAGGCCTCTGTTGTGA
- the LOC127845667 gene encoding uncharacterized protein LOC127845667 isoform X1 has translation MEGEVDEAEQLRKQIHYLTDLIANANHKSQKGPQYHVDNHRHVKSNSARTFHSFSKMVPSIQHKPASTVKNPKHTEIRFSKQFSWKRSSSDPDLVSSAKKNAVCTKNQNLCKNSFTKCYNESLKNHKSDSSTLSLPSKDMDNFAAEAKFCLRDQRVSAMQSKHKIVSSHTNETDFVRAKMQKTEQEIAELKKIISERSKKASCAQKNSLGAASVESSAATLSIDSTRNKTCVERRLENSGEQSQNNLSCSKTNNGKQFPNKTIVSDSVCISPSKSVNTACQNHVPEKVSCKTSSLNQQSMSQPVKLDIQDKPTRQKALGNTQNTSRMLMKQEDSIKIEPSNVDIKHSMSNSNSCNLLPKSDNSCPSDKLILNNAESGKSKANSPDTVLVKMSKYKLQRAGTKALANEEQIKNNAGANRLHTFDQSVTNVGYTCSTSSTQEMVYKRSSDQPQFIKKSKYAIVRKENPQAKTSLDAATDGHNLATQFVKLSKYSLKRVESLEQKSSTPGWLKCPPSSAQRVARGLQTKYRIMKMPAYTPGRWKYNRQHSKYREQYPHPTFCQPFMKHKAKRNWDMGYRPYTRFGFKYNTGNFHTFHSYWLQKSWLVQTQYPKKVVHKQKRLNLLKKNIPFDPSLRLDRRRPLRSRSKGSMLSGTPHRSTVARLHKAGIQSKYQVDNRSSSSKSKALSPRTRFAALRLINKTVARVGSKYRKVNKQPRKYCMYFNRFGKCNRNEKCPYIHDPEKVAVCTRFLRGTCKIKGCRFSHKISKEKMPVCSYFLKGICSRDECPYSHVNVSRDAEICEEFVNGYCKEGEKCKKKHVLECPSFHSTGQCTKGPACKLQHRQASKRQQPPDSLMKVIKVEPGTSHEGETFTSIVSAPGISESNVLQPFNHETKLPAYISLKLMRPDPPGPVVVIDDDDSSNTGLRIRPLL, from the exons ATGGAAGGCGAAGTAGACGAAGCCGAGCAGTTACGAAAGCAAATTCATTATTTAACAG ATTTGATAGCCAATGCCAATCACAAAAGTCAGAAAGGTCCTCAATATCATGTGGACAATCACAGACATGTAAAATCCAATTCAG CCCGCACATTTCACAGTTTTTCTAAAATGGTGCCAAGTATTCAGCATAAACCAGCATCAACAGTGAAAAACCCCAAACATACGGAGATCAGATTCAGCAAACAGTTTTCTTGGAAAAGATCAAGTTCAGATCCAGATTTAGTCTCATCTGCAAAGAAAAATGCAGTTTGCACAAAAAATCAGAATTTGTGTAAGAATTCATTTACAAAATGTTATAATGAATCTTTAAAGAATCATAAATCGGATTCCTCTACTCTTAGTCTACCTTCAAAAGATATGGATAATTTTGCCGCTGAAGCTAAATTTTGTTTGAGAGATCAAAGAGTTTCAGCGATGCAGTCTAAACATAAAATTGTGTCTTCCCATACAAATGAGACTGATTTCGTTCGAGCTAAAATGCAAAAGACTGAGCAAGAAATAGCTGAACTCAAAAAGATTATTTCAGAAAGAAGTAAGAAAGCTTCATGTGCACAAAAGAACTCTCTAGGTGCTGCATCAGTGGAGTCATCTGCTGCGACTCTCTCCATTGATTCAACTAGAAATAAAACGTGTGTAGAAAGGAGGCTTGAGAATTCTGGTGAACAAAGCCAAAATAATTTGAGTTGCTCTAAAACAAATAATGGAAAACAGTttccaaacaaaacaatagtttCTGATTCCGTTTGCATATCACCATCAAAGTCTGTCAATACAGCCTGTCAGAACCATGTTCCTGAAAAGGTATCTTGTAAAACTTCCAGCTTAAATCAGCAGTCAATGTCACAACCGGTAAAGCTAGACATCCAAGACAAACCAACAAGACAAAAAGCTCTTGGTAATACTCAAAATACATCAAGGATGTTAATGAAACAGGAAGATTCTATTAAAATTGAGCCTTCAAATGTTGACATCAAGCATTCCATGTCGAATTCAAATTCGTGCAATCTCCTTCCCAAATCAGATAATTCATGTCCCAGCGATAAACTTATATTAAATAATGCAGAAAGCGGAAAATCAAAGGCAAATTCCCCTGATACAGTTTTAGTTAAAATGTCAAAGTATAAACTTCAACGTGCAGGCACAAAAGCGCTTGCAAATGAAGAGCAAATAAAGAACAATGCTGGAGCAAACAGGTTACATACATTTGATCAATCAGTGACTAATGTTGGATATACATGTAGTACTAGCAGCACACAAGAAATGGTATATAAACGTAGTTCTGATCAACCACAATTTATTAAGAAATCTAAATACGCTATTGTAAGGAAAGAAAATCCACAAGCGAAGACTTCTCTGGACGCAGCAACTGATGGTCACAATTTGGCAACACAATTTGTAAAATTATCAAAGTACAGTCTGAAAAGAGTAGAATCATTAGAGCAAAAAAGCTCTACTCCAGGTTGGTTGAAGTGTCCACCAAGCTCTGCTCAGAGAGTTGCTAGAGGTCTTCAAACCAAATACAGAATCATGAAAATGCCCGCCTACACACCAGGCAGATGGAAATATAACAGACAGCACTCCAAGTACAGGGAACAATATCCACACCCCACATTTTGCCAGCCATTTATGAAACACAAAGCAAAGCGCAACTGGGACATGGGTTACAGGCCTTACACAAGATTTGGTTTTAAGTACAATACTG GCAACTTCCACACATTCCATAGCTATTGGCTACAAAAAAGTTGGCTAGTCCAGACTCAATATCCTAAAAAGGTGGTCCACAAGCAAAAAAGGCTAAACTTGCTAAAGAAGAATATCCCTTTTGACCCAAG CCTTCGCTTGGACAGAAGGCGTCCATTGAGATCAAGGTCAAAGGGTTCCATGTTGAGTGGTACGCCACACAGGTCTACAGTTGCAAGGCTGCATAAAGCAGGCATCCAATCAAAATATCAGG TGGATAATCGTTCATCAAGTTCCAAAAGTAAAGCCCTGTCGCCAAGGACAAGGTTTGCAGCACT GCGTCTGATAAACAAGACAGTAGCAAGAGTGGGCTCAAAGTACCGCAAAGTCAATAAACAGCCTCGAAAGTACTGCATGTACTTCAACAG GTTTGGCAAGTGTAACAGGAATGAGAAATGTCCGTATATTCATGATCCTGAGAAGGTAGCTGTATGCACCAG GTTTTTACGAGGCACTTGCAAGATTAAGGGATGCCGCTTTTCACACAAGATCTCAAAGGAGAAGATGCCGGTGTGCTCATACTTCCTTAAAGGCATTTGCAGCAGGGACGAATGTCCGTACAGCCACGTGAACGTGAGCAGAGATGCAGAGATATGTGAGGAGTTTGTCAATGGATACTGCAAGGAAGGGGAAAAG TGCAAGAAAAAGCATGTGTTGGAGTGTCCCTCCTTCCACAGTACAGGGCAGTGTACCAAGGGGCCGGCATGTAAGCTGCAGCACAGACAGGCCTCGAAAAGACAGCAGCCACCGGACAG CTTGATGAAGGTCATCAAGGTTGAACCAGGAACGTCCCATGAAGGCGAGACTTTCACCAGCATTGTTAGTGCTCCAGGAATCAGTGAATCGAATGTACTGCAACCTTTCAACCATGAAACCAAATTACCTGCCTATATCTCCCTCAAACTTATGCGTCCAGATCCACCTGGACCAGTGGTTGTCATTGACGATGATGATAGCTCTAACACAG ggCTCAGAATAAGGCCTCTGTTGTGA